From one Bacteroides intestinalis DSM 17393 genomic stretch:
- a CDS encoding RagB/SusD family nutrient uptake outer membrane protein: MKIYKKLLYAMFMIGSMTLTGCDDFLTPDNKSSVTDTDYFSTASGFQSLVYDAYAQLIDIYNSADAPVYFNAGTDLYQDGRNDIDAALHRWSNFTPEHGKVKTFYTDCYDGIRSCLSIQYYAPAANVSDAVKQKAIDEGRFVQALFYYLLVNNYGGVPLVTEYASTAIKGYPRATAEQVYTYIIDELKSIISNNRLTSSSATKGGGEASIEAAKALLAKTYLSAAWDLNNQSYFTEAAKYADEVINGRSLTTEFADLWAADSSGDDDAEFIFDIEYDYNSTHDQNAGNRWQSFYSNYYGGAEEGMKNGSSLCIPLMHTLRCFEKGDKRYDATFLKTLLVKKAWDPAQGFKENGSPLGDYFSFYSNGNTAQGKMVGVYYPAYWECDAASVAAWRAKDPANRAETFIIPQNEMTAQMEPMSTYMEDLKEYPNGIITKYDFEESQKKSWAVHPCRKFDDSKTAQYSAGRSFRDLHVITLPEIFFVAAEAYFKAGNDGTALKRLNTVRKRAGLADATSIDIDVILKESACEMYGNGYRRMDLRRTGKLIEYNNLHNPHLKGNAASIIGQKTLWPIPQAAIDANDDLTSDDQNPGY, translated from the coding sequence ATGAAGATTTATAAAAAATTACTATATGCAATGTTCATGATTGGTTCCATGACATTGACTGGTTGCGATGACTTTCTCACACCGGATAATAAGAGTTCTGTGACGGATACCGACTATTTCAGTACAGCGTCAGGGTTCCAATCTCTCGTTTATGATGCATACGCCCAACTGATTGATATATATAACAGTGCAGATGCACCGGTATATTTCAATGCCGGTACCGACCTCTATCAAGATGGACGTAATGATATTGATGCCGCACTTCACCGTTGGTCAAACTTTACACCAGAACATGGTAAGGTTAAGACTTTTTATACCGATTGTTATGATGGTATCCGTTCTTGCCTTTCCATCCAATACTATGCACCGGCAGCGAACGTCAGCGATGCTGTAAAGCAAAAAGCCATTGACGAAGGTCGCTTTGTACAGGCCTTGTTCTATTATCTGTTGGTTAATAATTATGGTGGTGTACCGTTAGTCACAGAGTATGCCAGCACAGCTATCAAAGGTTATCCGCGTGCAACAGCTGAACAAGTATATACTTATATTATAGATGAGTTGAAAAGTATCATTTCCAACAACAGACTGACAAGTTCCAGTGCTACAAAAGGCGGGGGTGAAGCCAGTATTGAAGCTGCTAAAGCATTGCTGGCAAAGACTTATCTTTCTGCTGCATGGGATTTAAATAACCAATCTTACTTCACCGAAGCTGCCAAATATGCCGACGAGGTTATCAATGGGCGCTCATTAACTACTGAATTTGCCGATTTATGGGCAGCCGACAGTTCAGGTGACGATGATGCCGAATTTATCTTCGACATAGAATACGATTATAACAGTACCCACGATCAAAATGCAGGTAACCGCTGGCAATCATTCTACTCCAATTACTACGGTGGTGCCGAAGAAGGAATGAAGAATGGTTCCTCACTATGCATTCCCCTCATGCATACACTGAGATGTTTTGAAAAAGGTGATAAACGCTATGATGCAACTTTCCTGAAAACATTATTAGTGAAAAAGGCATGGGATCCAGCTCAAGGATTTAAAGAAAACGGATCACCATTGGGAGACTACTTCTCTTTTTATAGTAACGGAAATACCGCACAAGGAAAAATGGTTGGTGTATATTATCCTGCATATTGGGAATGTGACGCAGCATCAGTTGCCGCATGGCGTGCCAAAGATCCGGCAAACCGTGCCGAAACATTCATTATTCCGCAAAATGAAATGACAGCCCAAATGGAACCCATGTCAACCTATATGGAAGATCTCAAAGAATATCCCAACGGTATCATTACAAAGTATGACTTTGAAGAATCACAAAAGAAGAGTTGGGCAGTGCATCCTTGCCGCAAGTTCGACGACAGTAAGACTGCACAATACAGTGCCGGAAGAAGTTTCCGTGACCTACATGTCATTACATTGCCGGAAATCTTCTTTGTTGCCGCTGAAGCTTATTTCAAGGCAGGCAATGATGGAACAGCCCTCAAACGCTTGAATACTGTACGCAAACGTGCAGGTCTTGCTGACGCAACAAGTATTGATATTGATGTTATTCTGAAAGAATCAGCTTGTGAAATGTACGGAAACGGTTATCGCCGTATGGATCTCCGCCGCACCGGCAAACTTATTGAATATAATAACCTACATAATCCCCATTTGAAGGGCAACGCAGCATCAATCATCGGTCAAAAAACATTATGGCCTATCCCACAAGCAGCTATTGATGCAAATGACGATTTGACTTCCGACGATCAAAATCCGGGATATTAA
- a CDS encoding DUF5123 domain-containing protein produces MKANKLKYIALSGAFMLLTAFATISCDDANDWTTDSSYNRLFSVPKMSVSANATDAELTWSTTPGTEYYIIEISLDSLYDDVAMGTGKGSIIYGEDKSITKSPYTLEGLYSDSKYFIRMKAFSSNTPESKWGYMSDFSFKTRTEQIFEKFSVSHDKITLYWPANSTADRIEIIDTNGTVVKSIILTSANLEDGTIVIDGLTPLTSYTAILYNKESKRGVIDFTTTAKVPDADHTAFLQAGDSLNNDLFTTMAEAGYQTVNIALPAGSSYYNENNINIPDGMSVTFFGLPGETQAIIGVKGIDIAGTHSFIKFENVEITGSGRKADGNNTTNDYLFNQSKAATVGAIEFSNSFIHGFKNTPVRLQGSDEKIINLVKFENCIVYGADARTYSLIHVDASKGKGKIENIEFSKTTIVYSGKCLVYSRNTDFTSLILSDCTFSKLLGSGDYLLDCDKNGNGPSQGVTITNCIFGSTLAEGKGIRANDKPVEVTNSYITNDMKITGNKINDLITYDGGETDLFKDPSQYDFTIIDGSFAGKTNCGDPKWYMK; encoded by the coding sequence ATGAAAGCAAATAAACTAAAATATATAGCCTTATCAGGAGCATTCATGCTCCTGACAGCATTCGCCACTATATCTTGTGACGATGCAAACGACTGGACTACTGATTCATCTTATAACAGACTGTTCAGTGTACCCAAAATGAGTGTATCAGCTAATGCTACAGATGCTGAACTCACATGGTCTACCACTCCAGGAACTGAATATTATATTATTGAAATCAGTTTGGATAGTTTATACGATGATGTAGCTATGGGAACTGGCAAAGGATCAATTATATACGGCGAAGACAAATCTATCACTAAATCTCCCTACACTTTGGAAGGTTTATACAGTGACAGCAAGTATTTTATTCGTATGAAGGCATTTTCTTCCAATACTCCGGAATCTAAATGGGGATATATGAGCGATTTCTCATTCAAGACTCGTACCGAGCAAATCTTTGAGAAATTCTCAGTTAGCCATGACAAGATAACGCTATACTGGCCTGCAAATTCCACTGCTGACCGCATCGAAATTATAGACACTAACGGAACTGTAGTAAAGAGTATTATTTTGACTTCTGCTAATCTGGAAGATGGCACCATTGTTATAGATGGTCTGACCCCTCTTACATCTTATACTGCAATTCTTTATAATAAGGAATCAAAACGCGGTGTCATAGATTTTACAACAACAGCCAAAGTACCTGATGCTGACCATACAGCTTTCTTGCAAGCAGGTGATTCCCTGAACAATGACCTGTTCACTACAATGGCTGAAGCAGGCTACCAGACTGTAAACATTGCATTGCCTGCCGGAAGTTCTTATTACAACGAAAACAATATAAACATCCCTGACGGCATGTCTGTAACATTCTTCGGTTTACCAGGAGAAACACAAGCCATCATTGGTGTCAAGGGTATTGATATTGCAGGAACTCACAGCTTCATCAAATTTGAGAATGTAGAAATTACAGGTTCCGGTAGAAAAGCAGACGGTAATAATACAACCAATGATTATCTCTTCAACCAGTCAAAAGCTGCTACTGTTGGGGCTATTGAATTCAGCAATAGTTTCATCCATGGCTTCAAAAACACTCCAGTAAGATTGCAGGGGTCTGATGAGAAAATTATCAATCTCGTAAAATTTGAAAACTGTATAGTATATGGAGCAGATGCAAGAACTTACAGTCTTATACATGTAGACGCAAGTAAAGGCAAAGGAAAGATTGAAAATATCGAATTCAGTAAAACAACCATTGTCTATAGCGGAAAATGTTTAGTGTACAGTAGAAACACAGACTTTACGTCCTTAATATTGTCTGATTGTACATTCAGTAAACTTTTAGGTAGCGGTGACTATCTATTGGATTGTGACAAAAATGGTAACGGTCCGTCACAGGGAGTAACAATCACCAATTGTATCTTTGGTAGTACACTGGCTGAAGGCAAGGGAATTCGTGCTAATGATAAACCTGTAGAAGTTACCAATAGTTATATTACGAATGACATGAAAATCACAGGTAACAAAATAAACGACTTGATTACTTATGACGGTGGTGAGACTGACCTTTTCAAAGATCCCAGTCAATATGACTTTACCATTATCGATGGAAGTTTTGCAGGTAAAACAAACTGTGGTGACCCAAAATGGTACATGAAATAA
- a CDS encoding SusC/RagA family TonB-linked outer membrane protein: MDLKRLAKRALATLSLSMLCLVALAQGRQVTGTIIDSTGDPVIGANVLEVGTTNGVITDIDGNFRLMVQPNAKLQISFIGYITQVITVGNQNNIKVTLKDDAQALDEVVVVGYGSMKKNDVTGSLSSVSADKLAARGALRIEDALQGSVPGVNITQSNSRANGSFNIQIRGQASINNTSGPLYVVDGMVVSSIDFLNPEDIERIDVLKDASSTAIYGSRASEGVVIISTKGTGAGQNKAQPVEITYDGYYGIRKVARMPDFMDATEWMNYRFARYTTGSSDETGRGAYKITDSDLQSVFQNGTEWKGSPLYNSWLNNEGYDWADMVLRTASQQNHFISASGATEKTNYRLGIGYQGEENVFKKNDYNRINIKGSFDSKLSKVVEAGIAVNLVHDVQNDWITDTSNAYSPYNNAFWFAPVVSPWDEDGNLLAIPAKVGNMSLTSTPSPLVDFELDAYENETRKFHVFGNVYMRFNIMDGLKFTTTLSPNYYHGRQGIFMGTGVSEKYPLGTAYYQNQKHNQASVINTERLDWTWDNQIDFSKTWGQHRLNAMGLFSMYASNRETYTQTVTDISDDKLSYHSMEKGSGTKTIKSTYTESSLVSVAARLNYAYKERYMATVTMRTDGSSRFAKDNRWGWFPSAAVAWRASEEDFLKDVEWLDNLKLRVSYGITGNNNVGDYATASSASGPNYSVIGGQEYQGYYANGLIDRNLIWEKIKEFNFGVDFSVLQNRINLTADTYRRLSDGQIMKATVPLETGEGSITTNIGAVRNTGIELGLNLGVIRNKNFTWDVNLAFARNWSKITELPNGDDVSNNWFIGERLNVLRDYTSAGIITTDGITMRTKDGDRHYTLQEVYDTFGPGGQGLKWYEGQMAVNDWNNDGKINDEDKQIFGCTDPKWTGSLSSTMTYKGFDFSFMLYTKQGQWSRSYFHEQYMNYGDRGRQKVNFDYYIPAGTPVLDKNTGDVTYLSEAHIGKYPYPNNTEKTGGGYFSSSSAAVRYHKTSFVKVKNITLGYTFPKAWLSKIAVKHLRLYVNVINPFCFTDYEGFDPEWASANLTNGGPASVTYQIGANIKF, encoded by the coding sequence ATGGATTTAAAAAGACTTGCCAAAAGGGCATTAGCTACTCTATCATTGAGTATGTTGTGTTTAGTCGCTCTTGCACAAGGTCGCCAAGTTACAGGTACTATTATAGATAGTACAGGCGACCCCGTGATAGGCGCAAATGTATTGGAAGTTGGTACTACCAACGGAGTAATAACTGACATTGACGGTAATTTCCGCCTGATGGTGCAGCCCAATGCAAAACTCCAAATTTCTTTTATCGGTTATATTACACAAGTCATTACGGTAGGTAACCAGAACAACATTAAAGTAACTTTAAAAGATGATGCACAGGCACTCGACGAGGTGGTTGTTGTAGGTTACGGTTCTATGAAGAAAAATGACGTGACAGGTTCTTTATCCTCAGTATCTGCTGATAAATTGGCTGCACGCGGTGCTCTCCGTATAGAAGATGCATTGCAAGGCTCAGTACCAGGTGTCAACATTACTCAGTCAAACAGCCGTGCCAACGGTAGTTTCAATATTCAAATCCGTGGTCAAGCCTCCATCAATAATACAAGCGGTCCGCTTTATGTAGTAGATGGCATGGTCGTATCTTCTATTGACTTCCTGAATCCCGAAGACATTGAACGTATTGACGTTCTGAAAGATGCTTCCTCTACAGCAATTTATGGTTCACGCGCCTCAGAAGGAGTAGTTATTATTTCTACAAAAGGAACCGGAGCAGGACAAAATAAGGCCCAACCAGTGGAAATTACTTATGACGGCTACTACGGCATCCGTAAAGTAGCACGCATGCCGGATTTCATGGATGCAACTGAATGGATGAACTATCGTTTTGCACGCTACACAACGGGAAGTTCCGACGAAACAGGACGTGGTGCATACAAGATTACTGATAGCGACCTGCAATCCGTATTTCAAAATGGTACTGAATGGAAAGGTTCTCCTTTATATAATAGCTGGCTAAACAATGAAGGCTATGATTGGGCGGACATGGTACTGCGAACGGCATCTCAACAAAACCACTTTATCAGTGCAAGCGGTGCAACTGAAAAAACAAATTATCGTTTAGGTATCGGTTATCAAGGTGAAGAAAATGTATTTAAAAAGAATGATTATAATCGTATCAATATCAAAGGATCATTCGACAGCAAACTGTCAAAGGTTGTAGAAGCAGGTATAGCTGTCAACTTAGTGCACGATGTGCAGAACGACTGGATTACCGATACTTCGAATGCTTATTCTCCTTACAACAATGCATTCTGGTTTGCTCCGGTGGTTTCACCGTGGGATGAAGACGGTAATTTGCTGGCTATCCCGGCAAAAGTAGGCAATATGTCCTTAACTTCTACACCTTCTCCGTTGGTAGACTTCGAACTTGACGCTTACGAGAATGAAACTCGTAAATTCCACGTCTTCGGTAACGTTTATATGCGTTTTAACATTATGGATGGTTTGAAATTCACAACCACCCTATCCCCTAATTATTATCATGGCCGTCAAGGTATCTTTATGGGTACCGGCGTTTCCGAAAAGTATCCTTTGGGAACAGCTTATTATCAGAACCAGAAACACAATCAGGCTTCCGTAATCAATACAGAACGCTTAGACTGGACATGGGACAACCAAATTGACTTCAGCAAAACATGGGGACAACATAGATTAAATGCAATGGGATTATTCTCCATGTATGCCAGCAATAGGGAAACCTATACTCAGACTGTAACTGATATTTCAGATGATAAACTCTCATACCATTCCATGGAGAAAGGTTCGGGTACGAAAACTATTAAATCCACTTATACAGAATCCTCTTTGGTGTCTGTAGCTGCCCGTTTAAACTATGCCTACAAAGAACGCTACATGGCTACCGTTACCATGCGTACCGATGGTTCTTCACGCTTTGCCAAAGACAATCGTTGGGGATGGTTCCCCTCTGCTGCTGTAGCATGGCGCGCTTCGGAAGAAGATTTCCTGAAAGACGTAGAATGGCTGGACAACTTGAAACTGCGTGTATCTTACGGTATCACGGGTAACAACAATGTGGGTGACTATGCTACTGCATCTTCTGCTTCAGGTCCTAATTATTCCGTTATTGGCGGACAGGAATATCAAGGCTATTATGCCAACGGGTTAATTGACAGAAACCTAATTTGGGAAAAGATTAAAGAATTCAATTTCGGTGTTGACTTCTCTGTTCTTCAAAATCGCATTAACTTAACTGCAGATACTTATCGCCGTTTATCCGACGGACAAATCATGAAGGCCACTGTTCCTTTGGAAACAGGTGAAGGTTCTATTACAACCAACATTGGTGCTGTACGTAATACCGGTATCGAATTAGGATTGAATCTTGGAGTTATCCGTAACAAAAATTTCACATGGGACGTAAATCTTGCATTCGCTCGTAACTGGAGTAAAATTACCGAGCTTCCTAATGGAGACGATGTCAGCAACAATTGGTTCATCGGCGAACGTCTGAACGTTTTGCGCGATTACACAAGTGCTGGAATCATCACTACCGATGGTATCACCATGCGCACAAAAGATGGAGACCGTCATTATACCCTTCAAGAAGTATACGATACCTTTGGTCCTGGCGGACAAGGATTAAAATGGTATGAAGGTCAGATGGCTGTAAACGATTGGAATAATGACGGCAAGATTAATGATGAAGATAAACAAATCTTCGGCTGTACAGATCCTAAGTGGACAGGTAGTTTAAGCTCTACTATGACTTACAAGGGATTCGACTTCTCCTTTATGCTCTACACGAAACAAGGACAATGGTCACGCAGTTATTTCCACGAACAATATATGAACTATGGTGATCGCGGACGTCAAAAAGTGAATTTTGATTATTACATCCCTGCAGGAACCCCTGTTCTGGACAAAAACACAGGAGATGTAACCTATCTGTCAGAAGCACACATAGGCAAATATCCTTATCCAAACAATACAGAAAAAACAGGAGGCGGTTACTTCAGCAGCAGTAGTGCAGCAGTGCGTTATCACAAAACATCCTTTGTGAAAGTGAAAAATATCACATTAGGTTACACTTTCCCGAAAGCATGGCTAAGCAAAATTGCCGTAAAACATCTGCGCCTCTATGTAAATGTAATCAATCCTTTCTGTTTCACCGACTATGAAGGTTTCGATCCTGAATGGGCCAGCGCAAACCTGACAAACGGCGGACCTGCGTCTGTTACTTACCAGATTGGTGCGAACATTAAATTCTAA
- a CDS encoding hybrid sensor histidine kinase/response regulator transcription factor — protein MKKILYLIVGLVCVLSVKAQPDCFFTHYSSEDGLSQNTVMSILQDRKGNMWFATWDGINKFNGYSFKTYKARLDNRIVLSHNRVDYMVEDKYGFLWLQTYDNHAYRFDPRTEAFERVPAEGEGGSAVNVTKIEALSGGAVWLLTETEGAIRIDTNPEDYSLTSQWYSAQSGQFSATRVFGVYEDLLGNEWILSDNGLGMLTAGQTTPTSYFVDAAEREKKGGQAFYSCLEYNSEIYFGSDNGRVWCYQKENGQFQLQNLPASSRIVSINSVEGNELIFTTAKDGFFSYQPKTKAIEHFPASRFPNASIHSVYVDKASEVWFEQHIPGTVVHFNPRTRILKQEKVPVEPTSTDRSRPAFHIHEDINGVLWVHPYGGGFSYFDRKSNSLHPFYNSLSGSDWRFSNKIHAAFSDRQGDLWMCTHSKGLEKVTFRPSQFRVMTPMPHDYESLSNEVRALCEDMDQNLWVGLKDGKLRVYDKNRVDKGYLTENGTVSHGGTPLRGNVYFILQDSKQNLWIATKGDGLVKAEKQKDGSHYKLTRYQHQEEDIYSLSDDNVYCVYEDSHGRIWIATFAGGINYMTRDQGGKVIFVNHRNNLKGYPIDYCYKARFITGDHKGHIWIGTTIGALMIDADFKNPEDVKFHHFLRVPDNEHSLSNNDVHWIASTRDQELFIATFGGGLNKLVSLDGNGNATFKSYTVQDGLPSDVLLSIQEDKNGNLWLSSENGISKFIPSEETFENYADQEIFFRVRFSEAASEYTASGNILFGANTGIFYFNPDSICKSNYVPPIVLSKLLIANEDVQPGQGSVLKLGLDDTSELVLSHRENIFTIQFAALDYSAPSEIQYAYILEGFEKAWNFVGKQRAATYTNLPKGHYIFKVRSTNGDGVWTENTRILNIEILPSFWETPFAYFLYVLFVILIIVTAVYILFTIYRLKHEVSVEQQMTDMKLRFFTDISHELRTPLTLISGPVEYVLANTKLPADAREQLQVVERNTNRMLRLINQILDFRKIQNRKMKMQVQRINVVAFTRKIMENFESVAEEHQIDFLFETEKEELYLWVDVDKFEKIVFNLLSNAFKYTPNGKMITVLVREDEETVSVGVEDQGIGIADNKKKSLFVRFENLVDRNLFNQSSTGIGLSLVKELVEMHKAVITVDSKLGEGSCFKVDFLKGKEHYDETVEFLQDDTTVGMGVAEQVTDVLSSNESKEETLPDEAGEDTDAKGTMLLVEDNSELRLFLRSIFASEYRIVEAVDGMQGWSKALKFLPDIIISDVMMPEKDGIAMTRELRADMTTSHIPIVLLTAKTSIESKLEGLEYGADDYITKPFSATYLKARVKNLLTQRQKLQGIYRNNLMTGTLATTSEEETVEEKGPEMSPNDRKFMDKLVDLMEKNMDNGELVVDDLVQELAVSRSVFFKKLKTLTGLAPIEFIKEMRIKRAVQLIETGEYSMTQIAYMVGINDPRYFSKCFKQKMGMTPTEYRDKGKK, from the coding sequence ATGAAAAAAATCTTATATCTGATAGTTGGGTTGGTGTGTGTATTATCAGTAAAAGCACAACCGGATTGTTTCTTTACCCATTATTCGTCTGAAGACGGACTTTCTCAAAATACAGTAATGAGCATCCTGCAAGATCGCAAAGGGAATATGTGGTTTGCTACTTGGGATGGTATTAATAAGTTTAACGGTTATTCGTTTAAAACATATAAGGCACGTCTTGATAACCGTATTGTGTTGAGCCATAATCGTGTAGATTATATGGTGGAGGATAAGTATGGCTTTCTTTGGTTACAGACTTATGATAATCATGCCTATCGTTTTGATCCACGTACGGAAGCATTTGAGCGTGTTCCGGCTGAAGGTGAAGGGGGCAGTGCAGTCAATGTCACGAAGATAGAAGCCCTTTCGGGTGGCGCGGTTTGGTTGCTGACTGAAACAGAAGGCGCCATTCGCATAGATACGAATCCGGAAGATTATAGTTTAACTTCACAATGGTATTCTGCTCAATCAGGTCAATTCTCTGCCACTCGTGTTTTTGGGGTATATGAAGACCTTTTGGGTAATGAATGGATATTGTCTGATAACGGATTAGGAATGTTGACAGCGGGACAGACTACTCCGACATCTTATTTTGTAGATGCTGCTGAACGGGAAAAGAAAGGAGGACAAGCTTTTTACTCTTGTCTGGAATATAATTCGGAAATCTATTTTGGTTCGGATAACGGACGGGTGTGGTGCTATCAAAAGGAAAATGGACAATTTCAGTTGCAGAATTTGCCTGCATCTTCCCGTATTGTTTCTATCAATAGCGTGGAGGGTAATGAACTGATATTTACTACTGCGAAAGATGGTTTTTTCTCATATCAACCTAAGACGAAAGCGATAGAACATTTTCCGGCTTCCCGCTTTCCAAATGCATCTATTCACTCGGTTTATGTAGATAAGGCGTCCGAGGTCTGGTTTGAACAGCATATTCCGGGTACAGTGGTGCACTTCAATCCGCGTACACGTATCCTGAAACAAGAGAAAGTACCGGTGGAGCCTACCAGTACCGACCGATCACGTCCGGCTTTTCATATTCATGAGGATATTAATGGTGTACTGTGGGTACATCCTTATGGGGGTGGATTTTCATATTTTGATCGGAAAAGCAATAGTTTACATCCATTCTATAATAGTCTGTCAGGAAGTGACTGGCGTTTCTCTAATAAAATTCATGCAGCTTTTTCTGACCGGCAGGGTGATTTGTGGATGTGTACGCATTCTAAAGGACTGGAAAAAGTGACCTTCCGGCCATCCCAGTTTCGTGTAATGACTCCCATGCCACATGATTATGAGTCTTTGAGTAATGAAGTTCGTGCCCTTTGTGAAGATATGGACCAGAATTTATGGGTGGGTCTGAAAGATGGAAAATTACGAGTATATGATAAGAATCGTGTAGATAAAGGTTATTTGACTGAAAATGGTACAGTGTCGCACGGTGGTACACCATTGCGTGGTAATGTATATTTCATTTTGCAGGATAGCAAACAAAATCTTTGGATTGCAACGAAAGGGGATGGTCTGGTGAAAGCCGAGAAGCAAAAAGATGGATCTCACTATAAATTGACTCGTTATCAGCATCAGGAAGAGGATATTTATAGTTTGAGTGACGACAATGTTTACTGTGTGTATGAAGATAGCCACGGACGTATCTGGATAGCTACTTTTGCCGGTGGAATAAACTATATGACACGTGATCAGGGTGGAAAGGTAATTTTTGTGAACCACCGTAATAATCTGAAAGGATATCCCATTGACTATTGCTACAAAGCCCGTTTTATTACAGGAGACCATAAAGGACATATATGGATAGGGACTACCATTGGTGCACTGATGATAGATGCCGACTTCAAGAATCCCGAAGATGTGAAGTTTCATCATTTTCTGCGTGTTCCGGATAATGAACATAGTTTGAGCAATAATGATGTACATTGGATTGCATCGACTCGTGATCAGGAACTTTTCATTGCAACTTTTGGTGGCGGACTGAATAAACTGGTGTCATTGGACGGCAATGGTAATGCTACTTTCAAATCGTATACAGTACAAGATGGACTCCCTTCGGATGTGCTGCTTTCCATACAGGAAGATAAGAACGGTAATTTGTGGTTGAGTTCTGAGAATGGCATAAGCAAATTTATTCCCTCTGAAGAGACGTTTGAAAACTATGCAGATCAAGAGATTTTCTTCCGTGTACGTTTCAGTGAGGCAGCTTCGGAATATACGGCCTCGGGGAATATACTTTTCGGGGCTAATACAGGTATCTTTTACTTTAATCCGGATTCTATTTGTAAAAGTAACTATGTACCGCCGATTGTATTATCCAAATTATTGATAGCCAATGAGGACGTGCAGCCGGGACAAGGTTCGGTTCTGAAACTAGGTTTGGATGATACGAGTGAACTGGTATTATCCCATCGGGAGAATATTTTCACAATTCAGTTCGCTGCACTTGATTATTCTGCACCTTCTGAAATTCAGTATGCTTATATTCTGGAAGGTTTTGAAAAAGCCTGGAATTTTGTTGGTAAGCAGCGTGCTGCCACTTATACCAACTTACCGAAAGGACACTATATTTTTAAAGTTCGTTCGACTAATGGGGATGGGGTGTGGACAGAAAATACGCGCATACTGAATATTGAGATTCTTCCTTCTTTCTGGGAAACTCCATTTGCCTACTTCCTGTATGTGCTGTTCGTTATACTGATTATTGTGACGGCTGTTTATATTCTGTTCACTATTTATCGTCTGAAACATGAAGTATCTGTAGAGCAACAAATGACAGATATGAAGCTGCGCTTTTTTACTGATATCTCCCACGAACTGCGTACTCCGTTGACTTTGATCTCGGGGCCTGTGGAATACGTTCTGGCAAATACGAAACTTCCGGCTGATGCACGTGAGCAATTACAGGTGGTGGAACGGAATACAAATCGGATGTTGAGGCTTATCAATCAGATCTTGGACTTCCGGAAGATACAGAACCGGAAGATGAAGATGCAGGTGCAACGCATAAATGTAGTTGCTTTTACCCGTAAAATCATGGAAAACTTTGAGTCGGTTGCCGAAGAACATCAGATAGACTTCCTGTTTGAAACAGAGAAGGAGGAATTATATTTGTGGGTGGATGTTGATAAGTTTGAGAAAATAGTATTCAATCTGCTTTCTAATGCCTTTAAGTACACTCCAAACGGGAAGATGATTACTGTTTTAGTGCGTGAAGATGAAGAAACGGTTTCCGTAGGTGTGGAAGATCAGGGAATAGGCATTGCGGATAATAAGAAAAAATCCTTGTTTGTCCGTTTTGAGAATTTGGTAGACCGTAACTTGTTTAATCAATCCAGCACAGGCATTGGTTTGTCATTAGTAAAAGAGTTGGTGGAGATGCACAAGGCAGTTATTACTGTTGACAGTAAACTGGGTGAGGGTAGTTGCTTTAAAGTCGATTTTCTGAAAGGAAAAGAGCATTATGATGAAACAGTGGAATTCTTACAGGATGATACTACTGTGGGTATGGGAGTTGCAGAACAAGTGACGGACGTACTTAGCTCCAATGAGTCGAAGGAGGAAACTCTTCCGGATGAGGCCGGAGAAGATACAGATGCTAAAGGGACGATGCTGCTTGTGGAAGATAATTCAGAACTCCGTCTGTTCTTGCGCAGTATCTTTGCTTCCGAATATAGGATTGTGGAAGCGGTAGATGGTATGCAGGGGTGGAGTAAAGCCTTGAAATTCTTACCGGATATTATCATCAGTGATGTGATGATGCCCGAAAAGGATGGTATAGCTATGACTCGTGAATTGCGTGCAGACATGACGACCAGCCATATTCCTATTGTATTGTTGACAGCTAAGACTTCTATTGAGAGCAAACTGGAAGGCTTGGAGTATGGAGCTGATGACTATATTACCAAACCGTTCAGTGCCACTTATCTGAAAGCGCGTGTAAAGAATCTGCTGACTCAACGTCAGAAGCTGCAGGGCATCTATCGCAATAACTTAATGACTGGAACTCTTGCTACTACTTCCGAAGAAGAAACAGTGGAAGAAAAAGGCCCTGAAATGTCTCCTAACGACCGTAAGTTTATGGATAAACTGGTAGATCTGATGGAAAAGAATATGGATAATGGTGAATTGGTGGTAGATGATCTGGTACAAGAGTTGGCTGTCAGCCGTTCTGTATTCTTCAAAAAGCTGAAGACACTGACCGGATTGGCTCCTATTGAGTTTATCAAAGAAATGCGTATTAAACGCGCTGTCCAGCTTATTGAGACGGGAGAGTATTCCATGACTCAGATTGCTTATATGGTGGGCATTAATGATCCGCGTTATTTCAGTAAGTGCTTTAAACAGAAGATGGGAATGACACCTACTGAGTATAGAGATAAGGGGAAAAAATAA